Below is a window of Calditrichota bacterium DNA.
ATCGCCGATTTTCATCCTTCCAATCCCCGGCAGTTTTCGTACGGCGACGGACAGGCCAGCGAAAAAATGGTCCGGATTCTGGAGGAAGCGCTTGAAACGACTTAGCACAGGATTCGCGGTGACCCTTTTGCTCTTTGGGTTTTTCGGCACGGCTCGTCCGCAAAGTCCCTCGTACCCGTTGAATCACTGGGTATACGATTTTTTGGAACGAATGGAAGTAAAGGGCGTGGTACGTCCCGTTTTTGACGGTACCCGTCCCCTGTCCCGTGGAGAAATCGCGGACTATTTGAAAGAGATCTACCTCAATTCTGCTGCCTACAGCTGCCTGAATTCCGTCGAAAAACAAGAGCTTGCTTATTTGGCAGTTGAGTTTCGTGAATATCTGCCCAAATCGCTTCCTGTACCGGTTTCCAAAGAGGCGCCACGCCTCATGCGCTTACGGCGCTGGAACGTCTTTGGGAAGGTGTTTCCCCATCTGCTGTACACCAACGGGCGCAATCTTTTTACCTATTCGGATGAGACGTTTTCTGCGTTTTTGGACCCCGTTTTATACGGGAAAAATTTTACGGCACAGACGGACACCGGTACGCGCCGCGATTTTCGGGAATCGCACGGAATCACGGCCTGGGGGCTCTGGGGAAACCACCTGAGTTTTTTCTTTGATTTTCGGGATTCCAAGGTTTGGGGTACACGCACGTACCCGCCCAATGTAAGCTTCAGTTTACCCGGAACCGGCTATGCAGAAGGGTTCGGGCACTACGCCTATTTTGACGAAACCCGGGCAGGTCTGGTTGTGGGGGGCCGCCACTGGCGGCTGTTGGTTGGGAAGGAACGCAACGCCTGGGGACCCGGACACTGGGGGAATTTGGCCCTGTCCGCCAATCCTACCTCCTACGATCAGGTGAAATTTCAGCTTCGATTTCGCAAATTCAAATTCACCTCCATTGCAGGCATTTTGCGGCCCTGGCCCGATCTGGTGGCGTATTCCTATTTTACCGGCTATTTTCAGCGGAATGTGTGGGCCCACAAGTATTTGGCCGCGCACCGCCTGGAAATGGCTCCATTTCGCTTTTTGAAACTTGGCATTCACGAGGTGCTCATCTACGGTGATC
It encodes the following:
- a CDS encoding capsule assembly Wzi family protein, with the translated sequence MKRLSTGFAVTLLLFGFFGTARPQSPSYPLNHWVYDFLERMEVKGVVRPVFDGTRPLSRGEIADYLKEIYLNSAAYSCLNSVEKQELAYLAVEFREYLPKSLPVPVSKEAPRLMRLRRWNVFGKVFPHLLYTNGRNLFTYSDETFSAFLDPVLYGKNFTAQTDTGTRRDFRESHGITAWGLWGNHLSFFFDFRDSKVWGTRTYPPNVSFSLPGTGYAEGFGHYAYFDETRAGLVVGGRHWRLLVGKERNAWGPGHWGNLALSANPTSYDQVKFQLRFRKFKFTSIAGILRPWPDLVAYSYFTGYFQRNVWAHKYLAAHRLEMAPFRFLKLGIHEVLIYGDRNPELAYLNPVNFYWSAEHNLGDQDNSTLGATIELFPGFSSKLYGELFLDDLKTSRLGTGWYGNKWAVLAGLFRADVFNVPNLDFRIEVAKIRPYVYTHRYPINVYEHFVTPLGHWAGPNSETLDAALTWRLSRWLVTGGEVQFWKHGANPDDQNVGGDITLPHRAIDPTEVHFFEGEVEKRTDARLFCSYEWFRNFVTRAEVRWANEENVLLNSGKRGNLKSIGGFFSVGFNF